From Candidatus Binatia bacterium, a single genomic window includes:
- a CDS encoding LptE family protein: protein MVRWLAVVVSLGIVGCGYHFPGDASVLPGGGTTVYVSTFTNQSREPGLENGVRDALEDEILRRGNFELVSEDTADVVLEGVIESLQSRPIAFSNSDEALQYETVMTLSASLLDTRRKALVWRVANLRESDSFGAVPGTVVVQSSQFQEQSTLNQQNLAQLTEVQLSESQKDEAIERVLENMSRDLYNSMVEDF, encoded by the coding sequence ATGGTTCGGTGGCTGGCAGTGGTGGTTTCGCTCGGAATCGTCGGCTGCGGGTATCACTTCCCCGGCGACGCGAGTGTACTCCCGGGCGGCGGAACCACCGTCTACGTCTCGACCTTCACCAATCAGAGCCGTGAACCCGGCCTCGAGAACGGCGTCCGCGACGCGCTCGAGGACGAGATCCTGCGCCGCGGGAACTTCGAGCTGGTCTCCGAAGACACGGCCGATGTGGTCTTGGAGGGCGTGATTGAGTCGCTTCAGTCCCGCCCGATCGCCTTCTCGAACTCGGATGAGGCTCTCCAGTACGAGACGGTCATGACGCTCTCAGCTTCGCTGCTGGATACGCGCCGCAAGGCGCTCGTCTGGCGGGTGGCGAACCTGCGGGAGAGCGACTCGTTCGGCGCGGTGCCAGGGACCGTCGTGGTTCAGTCCTCCCAGTTCCAGGAGCAATCCACGTTGAACCAGCAGAACCTCGCCCAACTCACCGAAGTGCAGCTGTCCGAATCGCAGAAAGACGAGGCGATCGAACGCGTTCTGGAGAACATGTCCCGCGATCTCTACAACTCGATGGTGGAGGACTTCTGA
- the leuS gene encoding leucine--tRNA ligase: MTRDDEQRERVRFDPTIEPRWRAFWAERGTFQAGRRADAPRKYILVMFPYPSGDLHMGHGKNYFIGDSLTRYYVMQGYDVLHPFGWDAFGLPAENAAIKTGRPPRDWTLGNIAESKSSLEAAGLMYDWSREVTTCEPDYYRWTQWLFLLLHRRGLAYRATATVNWDPVDQTVLANEQVDASGRSWRSGALVEKRELSQWFFKITDYAERLLQDLDKLDAWPEKVRAMQRNWIGRSEGAEARFKVVGRDESVTVFTTRADTLFGATFLVLAPEHPLVATLTSDERREEVDAYVAQAARRSEIDRQSLEREKTGVPLGASCVNPVNGEEVPVWIADYVLTGYGTGAIMAVPAHDTRDFEFARKMGLPIRTVIAADGKAPDGEPAEASAEDGLMVQSGEYDGQPNREAGRAITAWLDERGLGKATVTYRLRDWFVSRQRYWGAPIPMLHLADGTVVPVPEEDLPVRLPEIEDYLPHGKSPLASSPEFVHAKDPETGEPALRDTDTMDTFVDSSWYYLRYVDAQNEEAIWSPEAIQRWMPIDQYIGGVEHAILHLLYSRFITKVLYDEGLVPEDEPFRALFTQGMVQRRVTTPLETTADGRLAPPEELQKTLGLSADALSVAEMRDRLKENSHTLVARGEDWSARSGPVTMSKSSGNGVPMGPFIREHGSDVARITLLFAAPPENNMEWSDEGVGGAERFLNRWVSLFKPDREKIAAEHARLGAAGLDGLIASADGLSDEEQQLRRRLHVTIKRVTEDTEAFAFNTAIAALMELLNEAQKQRSAAPEASPLFCGMAWTVARLLAPFAPHLAEEFHSWFGGEGSVFDGGWPSWDEGALVEDTVEIALQVNGKVRDRLVVARDADRDALREQALASDKVKELVGDREIRKVIVVPGRLVNVVA, encoded by the coding sequence ATGACGCGCGACGACGAACAGCGAGAACGAGTACGGTTCGATCCAACGATCGAGCCACGCTGGCGTGCGTTCTGGGCCGAACGAGGGACGTTCCAGGCAGGCCGTCGCGCGGACGCGCCGCGGAAGTATATCCTCGTGATGTTCCCGTACCCCAGTGGCGATCTCCACATGGGTCACGGGAAGAACTACTTTATCGGCGACTCCCTGACCCGCTACTACGTCATGCAAGGCTACGATGTCCTGCATCCGTTCGGGTGGGATGCGTTCGGCCTCCCGGCGGAGAACGCGGCCATCAAGACCGGCAGGCCTCCGCGCGACTGGACCCTCGGCAACATCGCGGAGTCGAAGAGTTCTCTCGAAGCGGCGGGTCTGATGTACGACTGGTCGCGCGAAGTGACGACGTGCGAGCCGGATTACTACCGGTGGACACAGTGGCTGTTCCTCTTGCTGCATCGGCGCGGCCTCGCGTACCGAGCGACGGCGACGGTGAACTGGGATCCGGTGGATCAAACCGTCCTCGCGAACGAGCAGGTCGATGCGTCCGGCCGGAGTTGGCGCAGTGGAGCGCTCGTCGAGAAGCGCGAGCTCTCGCAGTGGTTCTTCAAGATCACCGACTACGCAGAACGACTGCTGCAGGATCTCGACAAGCTCGACGCGTGGCCGGAGAAGGTTCGCGCGATGCAGCGCAACTGGATTGGGCGCAGCGAGGGTGCGGAAGCCCGGTTCAAGGTCGTCGGCCGCGACGAGTCCGTCACAGTCTTTACGACGCGCGCAGACACGCTCTTCGGGGCGACCTTCCTGGTTCTCGCGCCGGAGCACCCGCTGGTCGCGACTCTCACTAGTGACGAGCGCCGCGAGGAAGTCGATGCCTACGTGGCGCAGGCCGCACGGCGAAGCGAGATCGATCGTCAGAGCCTCGAGCGCGAGAAGACCGGCGTTCCGCTCGGTGCGTCGTGCGTGAACCCGGTGAACGGCGAAGAAGTTCCGGTATGGATCGCCGATTACGTCCTCACCGGGTACGGAACCGGCGCCATCATGGCCGTGCCCGCCCACGATACGCGGGACTTCGAGTTCGCTCGGAAGATGGGTCTTCCGATCCGGACGGTGATTGCGGCCGACGGCAAAGCGCCCGACGGCGAGCCGGCAGAAGCCTCGGCCGAAGACGGTCTCATGGTGCAGTCCGGCGAGTACGACGGGCAGCCGAACCGGGAAGCCGGTCGTGCCATCACCGCATGGCTGGACGAACGCGGCCTCGGCAAAGCGACGGTCACCTACCGGCTGCGCGATTGGTTTGTGAGTCGGCAGCGTTACTGGGGTGCCCCCATCCCGATGCTGCACCTGGCCGACGGTACCGTCGTGCCGGTTCCGGAAGAGGACCTGCCGGTGCGGTTGCCCGAGATCGAGGACTACCTCCCGCACGGCAAGTCGCCGCTCGCCTCGAGCCCGGAGTTCGTTCACGCGAAGGATCCCGAAACGGGTGAGCCCGCCCTGCGCGACACGGACACGATGGACACGTTCGTCGACTCTTCCTGGTACTACCTGCGCTACGTCGACGCGCAGAACGAGGAGGCCATCTGGTCGCCCGAGGCGATCCAGCGATGGATGCCGATCGACCAGTACATCGGCGGCGTCGAGCACGCGATCCTCCATCTTCTGTACTCGCGCTTCATCACGAAGGTGCTCTACGACGAAGGGCTGGTCCCCGAGGACGAGCCGTTCCGGGCGCTCTTCACGCAGGGCATGGTCCAGCGCCGGGTGACGACGCCGCTGGAGACGACGGCGGACGGTCGCCTGGCGCCGCCCGAAGAGCTCCAGAAGACCCTCGGCCTCTCCGCGGACGCGCTCTCTGTGGCCGAGATGCGCGATCGCCTGAAAGAAAACAGCCACACCCTGGTCGCCCGCGGGGAGGACTGGAGTGCACGGAGTGGGCCGGTCACGATGAGCAAGAGTTCGGGGAATGGCGTGCCGATGGGACCGTTCATTCGCGAGCACGGCTCCGACGTCGCCCGCATCACGCTGCTGTTCGCCGCGCCACCCGAGAACAACATGGAATGGAGCGACGAAGGAGTCGGCGGCGCGGAGCGCTTCTTGAACCGGTGGGTGAGTCTCTTCAAGCCCGATCGCGAGAAGATAGCGGCGGAGCATGCGCGGCTGGGCGCCGCGGGCCTCGATGGCCTGATCGCGTCCGCCGACGGCCTTTCCGACGAGGAGCAGCAGCTCCGCCGACGCCTGCACGTAACGATCAAGCGGGTGACCGAGGACACGGAAGCCTTCGCGTTCAACACCGCGATCGCGGCCCTGATGGAGCTCCTGAACGAGGCGCAGAAGCAGCGTTCGGCGGCGCCCGAGGCCTCCCCGCTGTTCTGTGGGATGGCGTGGACCGTCGCGCGGCTCCTCGCACCGTTCGCGCCGCATCTCGCCGAGGAGTTCCATTCCTGGTTCGGGGGCGAGGGCTCGGTTTTTGACGGGGGCTGGCCGTCGTGGGACGAAGGAGCCCTCGTCGAGGATACGGTCGAGATCGCCTTGCAGGTGAACGGCAAAGTGCGTGATCGTCTCGTCGTGGCGCGGGATGCGGATCGCGATGCCTTGCGCGAGCAGGCGCTTGCGAGCGACAAGGTGAAGGAGTTGGTGGGTGACCGTGAGATCCGCAAGGTGATCGTGGTTCCCGGTCGTCTGGTGAACGTGGTCGCCTGA
- the nusB gene encoding transcription antitermination factor NusB, producing the protein MNTEASVRRLARILAVQALYLMHVGDDPAATAIRIAIRLSNDEEPTEDPPELPYAKKLVGDVDRERVLIDQLLGASGTRWRVDRMSPLDLQILRVAVAELRAGTKDLPAPVVIDEAVEVAREFGGKDSTGFVNGVLDAVARELRAKHMNAGTE; encoded by the coding sequence ATGAACACGGAAGCTAGCGTGCGCCGCCTCGCTCGAATCTTGGCGGTGCAGGCGCTCTACCTGATGCATGTCGGCGATGATCCGGCGGCAACGGCGATTCGGATCGCGATTCGGCTCTCGAACGACGAAGAGCCGACGGAGGATCCGCCGGAGCTCCCGTATGCGAAGAAGCTCGTCGGTGACGTCGACCGCGAACGCGTTCTCATCGATCAGTTGTTGGGGGCGTCGGGAACTCGTTGGCGCGTCGACCGTATGTCGCCGCTCGATCTTCAGATCCTCCGTGTCGCCGTGGCCGAGCTGCGTGCGGGGACCAAAGACTTGCCGGCTCCGGTAGTGATCGACGAAGCCGTCGAGGTCGCGCGAGAGTTCGGCGGAAAAGACTCGACCGGATTCGTGAACGGTGTGCTCGATGCGGTTGCCCGTGAGCTTCGCGCGAAGCATATGAACGCGGGTACCGAGTAG
- the ribH gene encoding 6,7-dimethyl-8-ribityllumazine synthase, with product MMRELEGKVDGKALRIAIVVARFNRTVTGGLLDGALEALREHGVADDAIDVLHVPGAFEITVAASEAGRTGRYAAVICLGAVVRGETPHFEFIAREVSRGVSEAACRHSVPMAFGVLTTDTMAQALARAGEGHGNKGLEAATTALEMAGLLRDLAAAT from the coding sequence CTGATGCGTGAGCTCGAAGGGAAGGTCGACGGCAAAGCCCTGCGGATCGCGATCGTGGTGGCCCGCTTCAATCGGACCGTGACGGGCGGCCTACTCGACGGCGCGCTCGAAGCGCTGCGCGAGCACGGCGTCGCGGATGACGCGATCGACGTCCTGCACGTCCCTGGCGCCTTCGAGATCACGGTTGCTGCGTCCGAGGCCGGGCGCACCGGCCGATACGCCGCCGTCATCTGCCTCGGGGCAGTGGTTCGCGGAGAGACGCCCCACTTTGAGTTCATCGCCCGAGAGGTGAGCCGAGGCGTGTCGGAAGCCGCCTGCCGGCATTCGGTTCCGATGGCGTTCGGCGTGCTCACGACAGACACGATGGCACAGGCACTCGCTCGTGCGGGCGAGGGGCATGGCAACAAGGGCCTCGAGGCCGCGACGACGGCGCTCGAGATGGCCGGCCTCCTGCGAGACCTGGCCGCGGCGACCTAG
- the ribA gene encoding GTP cyclohydrolase II: MTSTQTDQTLGDALEDVAAGRMVLVVDHLENPRRGDLCVAADLTTPEHVGFMAVHARGLVCVTLVPAALRRLGIPLMPADRAAEDGLSYGISFEAREGVTTGISASDRAATIRVAVDSRSGPGDIVMPGHIPPIEVGVGGVMEKPGRMEAALDLVRLAGRAPAATVCTVLDEDGEIAAGDALRKFAEEHALRIVSVDGVLQHRLRAELLVERLDETELESEHGGMFRAIAYRNKVDETEHLALVRGRLRPDEPTLVRVHSQCLTGDVLGSRRCDCGEQLVDSLLEIAEHGRGILVYLHQEGRGIGLGNKIRAYALQDQGMDTVEANLELGFDDDQRDYGISAQILRDLGVTRVRLMTNNERKISGLARYGIEVVERVALEVKPHAGNIAYLRTKQEKLGHLLTGLDGSQEEPS; the protein is encoded by the coding sequence ATGACGTCGACGCAGACAGATCAGACACTCGGTGACGCGCTCGAAGACGTGGCCGCCGGACGGATGGTGCTCGTGGTGGACCATCTGGAGAACCCCCGGAGGGGCGATCTCTGCGTGGCTGCCGACCTCACGACGCCCGAGCACGTAGGCTTCATGGCGGTCCATGCCCGCGGCCTCGTTTGCGTGACGCTCGTTCCGGCGGCTCTTCGTCGCCTCGGCATTCCCCTGATGCCGGCCGATCGTGCGGCCGAAGACGGCCTGTCCTATGGGATCTCGTTCGAAGCCCGGGAGGGCGTCACGACGGGGATCTCGGCATCGGATCGCGCCGCCACCATCCGCGTGGCGGTGGACTCCCGCTCGGGCCCGGGCGACATTGTCATGCCCGGACACATCCCGCCGATCGAGGTCGGGGTGGGCGGCGTCATGGAGAAGCCCGGTCGCATGGAGGCAGCGTTGGATCTCGTACGGCTCGCCGGACGCGCCCCGGCTGCCACGGTCTGCACGGTTCTCGACGAAGACGGTGAGATCGCCGCTGGCGATGCGCTCCGGAAATTTGCCGAAGAACACGCCCTTCGAATCGTTTCGGTCGACGGCGTTCTGCAACACCGGTTGCGTGCGGAACTACTCGTCGAGCGCCTCGATGAGACCGAGCTCGAGAGCGAGCACGGAGGAATGTTCCGCGCGATCGCGTACCGCAACAAGGTAGATGAGACCGAACATCTGGCGCTCGTCCGGGGCCGGCTTCGTCCGGATGAGCCCACCTTGGTTCGCGTGCACTCGCAGTGTCTCACTGGCGACGTGTTGGGTTCGCGTCGCTGCGACTGTGGCGAACAGCTCGTCGACTCGCTCTTGGAGATCGCAGAGCACGGCCGCGGGATTCTGGTCTATCTCCACCAGGAGGGACGCGGCATCGGACTCGGGAACAAGATCCGTGCGTACGCACTGCAGGACCAGGGGATGGACACGGTCGAGGCGAACCTCGAACTCGGCTTCGACGATGATCAGCGCGACTACGGGATTAGCGCGCAGATCCTCCGCGATCTCGGGGTCACTCGCGTTCGTCTGATGACCAACAACGAGCGAAAGATCAGCGGTCTCGCCCGCTACGGCATCGAGGTCGTCGAGCGCGTTGCATTGGAAGTGAAGCCGCACGCCGGCAACATCGCCTACCTTCGCACCAAGCAGGAGAAGCTCGGTCATCTCCTGACGGGCCTCGACGGGTCCCAAGAGGAGCCGAGCTGA
- the ribD gene encoding bifunctional diaminohydroxyphosphoribosylaminopyrimidine deaminase/5-amino-6-(5-phosphoribosylamino)uracil reductase RibD, which translates to MAAKPRSGEALDARYMHRALTLAKRGLGRTHPNPPVGAVLVRRGEVVGQGWHHRAGEPHAEALAFAAAGKRARGATLYCTLEPCTVEGRTPACAPAVIDAGVARVVLGSVDTDRRVAGRGIRRIRRAGIDVTTGVETAACDELLRFYDRHRRAGRPWVRLKLATSLDGRIALRDGTSKWITGDAARAEVHRWRDQLDAVLVGSGTVRADDPTLDCRRPRGRDPIRVVADSRLRTLPTARLFQAGDAPVWLVTTKEASEGRARRLEAAGGDILRVKAREGRVDPRALLQALGRRGVTSVLAEGGSTLAASLLRAGLVDELCVFQAPLLIGGDGIPMIQALGIESLAKAPRLGDVRVSRVGVDTLWTARLPTEG; encoded by the coding sequence ATGGCCGCGAAGCCGCGGAGCGGCGAGGCGCTCGACGCACGCTACATGCACCGGGCGCTCACGCTCGCCAAACGTGGGCTCGGACGTACGCATCCCAATCCTCCGGTCGGCGCGGTGCTCGTTCGGCGCGGCGAGGTCGTAGGACAAGGGTGGCACCACCGCGCCGGGGAGCCGCATGCGGAAGCGCTCGCGTTCGCGGCCGCCGGTAAGCGCGCCAGGGGGGCGACGCTCTACTGCACGCTCGAGCCCTGCACCGTCGAAGGGCGGACGCCGGCGTGTGCACCGGCCGTCATCGATGCTGGTGTCGCGCGCGTAGTTTTGGGAAGCGTCGATACCGACCGTCGCGTGGCGGGTCGCGGAATCCGACGGATTCGACGCGCGGGGATCGATGTCACCACGGGCGTGGAAACGGCCGCGTGCGACGAGTTGCTCCGGTTCTATGACCGGCACCGCCGCGCGGGTCGGCCCTGGGTCCGACTGAAGCTCGCAACGTCGCTCGATGGACGGATCGCTCTGCGCGACGGAACGTCGAAGTGGATCACAGGCGACGCGGCTCGCGCGGAGGTTCATCGTTGGCGGGATCAACTCGATGCGGTCCTGGTTGGCTCCGGGACCGTCCGGGCGGACGATCCGACACTCGATTGCCGCCGCCCGCGTGGCCGGGACCCGATTCGGGTTGTCGCGGACAGCCGGCTGCGCACTCTACCGACCGCGCGCCTCTTTCAGGCCGGAGACGCGCCGGTCTGGCTCGTGACCACGAAAGAGGCCTCAGAGGGCCGCGCTCGACGCCTCGAGGCAGCCGGGGGCGACATTCTGCGTGTGAAGGCCCGCGAGGGCCGGGTGGACCCTCGGGCACTGCTGCAGGCGCTCGGCCGGCGTGGTGTGACCTCGGTTCTGGCGGAGGGCGGATCGACTCTGGCGGCTTCTCTTCTGCGAGCGGGCCTGGTGGATGAACTCTGCGTCTTCCAGGCGCCTCTCTTGATCGGAGGCGACGGAATCCCGATGATTCAAGCGTTGGGGATCGAGTCCCTCGCCAAGGCGCCTCGCCTCGGCGACGTTCGGGTTTCCCGGGTGGGAGTCGACACTCTTTGGACGGCTCGTCTACCAACCGAGGGTTGA
- the nrdR gene encoding transcriptional regulator NrdR, protein MKCPACRDLNNRVIDSRLGKDGDVIRRRRECEQCARRFTTYERVEDYLPSVVKKDGRRESYDRMKVLAGLKKACEKRPISVETIELTADLIERNLLEKGDKEVPSSVVGETIMTALHDLDSVAYVRFASVYRSFQDIDEFVDELEDLLKERRGTSRKRRKRSSAASAKPARTPQSES, encoded by the coding sequence TTGAAATGCCCTGCCTGCCGCGACCTGAACAACCGGGTCATTGATTCGCGCCTGGGCAAGGACGGGGACGTCATCCGTCGCCGCCGGGAGTGCGAACAGTGCGCCCGCCGTTTCACGACGTACGAGCGCGTAGAGGATTACCTCCCTTCGGTCGTGAAGAAAGACGGCCGACGCGAGTCGTACGATCGCATGAAGGTTCTTGCGGGCTTGAAGAAGGCGTGTGAGAAGCGCCCGATCAGCGTCGAGACGATCGAGCTGACCGCCGACTTGATCGAGCGCAACCTGCTGGAGAAGGGCGACAAGGAAGTGCCGAGCTCCGTCGTCGGAGAGACGATCATGACGGCTCTGCACGACCTCGACAGCGTCGCCTACGTCCGCTTCGCCTCGGTCTACCGCTCCTTCCAGGACATCGACGAGTTCGTGGACGAGCTCGAGGACCTCTTGAAGGAGCGACGAGGTACGAGTCGCAAACGGCGGAAGCGTTCGAGCGCGGCGAGCGCCAAGCCGGCGCGAACTCCGCAATCCGAGTCGTAG
- the glyA gene encoding serine hydroxymethyltransferase, which produces MADSDPAVAECVARELQRQEDNLELIPSENAVSAAVLEAQGSVLTNKYAEGYPGKRYYGGCEHVDVVEQLAIDRARALFGADHANVQPHSGSQANMEVYFSQLQPGDTILSMDLSHGGHLTHGSPVNFSGKWFKVVPYGVREDDERIDYEAVRKLAREHRPKMIVAGHSAYPREVDFAPFREAADEVGAKLMVDMAHFAGLVAAGVHPSPVPFAEFVTTTTHKTLRGPRGGLILCRDAEAKTINSSVFPGNQGGPLMHVIAAKAVAFKEAAEPAFAEYQRQVVANARALADGLMKRNFKLVSGGTDNHLLLLDLRGTELTGKACQENLDLARITANRNTVPFETRSPFVTSGVRMGTPTVTSRGMREPEMDRIAGLIEKALAHVGDEAGLAKVAEETTALCREFPLYSDR; this is translated from the coding sequence CTGGCCGATTCCGACCCGGCGGTTGCCGAATGCGTTGCGCGGGAGCTGCAGCGGCAAGAGGACAACCTGGAGCTCATCCCGTCCGAGAACGCGGTCAGCGCCGCCGTTCTCGAGGCGCAGGGCTCGGTCCTCACGAACAAGTATGCCGAAGGGTATCCCGGCAAGCGGTACTACGGTGGCTGTGAGCACGTCGACGTCGTCGAGCAGCTCGCGATCGATCGCGCGCGGGCGCTGTTCGGCGCCGACCATGCGAACGTGCAGCCCCATTCGGGCTCGCAGGCGAACATGGAGGTCTACTTCTCGCAGCTGCAGCCGGGCGACACGATCCTCAGCATGGATCTCTCGCACGGTGGGCACCTGACGCACGGCAGCCCGGTCAACTTCTCGGGCAAGTGGTTCAAGGTGGTCCCGTACGGCGTTCGCGAAGACGACGAGCGGATCGACTACGAGGCGGTTCGGAAACTGGCCCGCGAGCATCGCCCGAAGATGATCGTCGCGGGTCACAGCGCGTACCCTCGCGAGGTCGACTTCGCGCCGTTCCGTGAAGCCGCGGACGAGGTCGGTGCGAAGCTCATGGTCGACATGGCGCACTTCGCCGGCCTGGTCGCTGCCGGCGTGCACCCGTCGCCGGTTCCGTTCGCGGAGTTCGTGACCACCACGACGCACAAGACCCTGCGCGGTCCGCGCGGTGGATTGATCCTCTGCCGCGATGCTGAGGCGAAGACCATCAATAGTTCGGTGTTTCCCGGGAATCAGGGTGGACCGCTGATGCACGTGATCGCCGCGAAGGCCGTCGCGTTTAAAGAGGCCGCCGAGCCGGCCTTTGCCGAGTACCAGCGGCAGGTCGTCGCGAATGCGCGCGCTCTGGCCGACGGGCTCATGAAGCGGAACTTCAAATTAGTTTCCGGCGGCACGGACAACCACCTGCTTCTGCTCGATCTGCGCGGAACGGAGCTCACGGGCAAGGCCTGCCAGGAGAACCTCGACCTCGCGCGGATCACGGCGAACCGGAACACGGTGCCGTTCGAGACTCGTTCGCCGTTCGTCACGAGTGGCGTTCGCATGGGAACGCCGACCGTCACGTCGCGCGGCATGCGCGAGCCGGAGATGGATCGAATCGCCGGTCTGATCGAGAAGGCGCTGGCGCATGTCGGCGACGAAGCCGGGCTGGCGAAGGTCGCCGAAGAGACGACCGCGCTCTGTCGCGAGTTTCCGCTGTATAGCGATCGCTGA
- the acpP gene encoding acyl carrier protein: MASDVENKVKEIVCEQLGVSEEEVAPNASFIEDLGADSLDIVELVMALEEEYDLEISDEDAEKIRTVGDVVGYIESHKK; this comes from the coding sequence ATGGCTTCGGACGTCGAAAACAAGGTCAAGGAAATCGTCTGCGAGCAGCTTGGGGTGTCCGAAGAAGAGGTGGCCCCAAATGCATCGTTCATTGAAGATCTCGGCGCGGACTCGCTCGATATCGTCGAGCTGGTGATGGCCCTCGAGGAGGAATACGACCTCGAGATCTCCGACGAGGACGCGGAGAAGATCCGGACCGTCGGCGACGTGGTGGGCTACATCGAGAGCCATAAGAAGTGA
- the fabG gene encoding 3-oxoacyl-[acyl-carrier-protein] reductase, whose protein sequence is MSAVAKPLEGQVALVTGASRGIGRAVAQELARRGAHVAINYRAGEDAARSCLDEIEAAGGTAQLLPFDVSEADAPVTHIGAFAKEKGRLDILVNNAGITIDGLLLRYREDDWHKTLEVNLGGAFRCSRAAARFMARKRYGRIVNVSSVVASMGTTGQAAYATTKAGLEGMTKALARELASRDVTVNAVAPGLIDTEMTAGLPEEARATYLAMIPLGRLGKSEEVAAAVAYLCGPDASYVTGHVLAVNGGLYT, encoded by the coding sequence GTGAGCGCCGTGGCAAAGCCGCTCGAGGGGCAGGTCGCCCTCGTCACGGGTGCTTCGCGCGGTATCGGTCGCGCGGTGGCGCAGGAGCTGGCACGACGAGGCGCCCACGTCGCGATCAACTATCGCGCCGGGGAGGATGCTGCCCGCTCGTGCCTCGACGAGATCGAGGCCGCCGGCGGAACCGCCCAGCTGCTCCCGTTCGACGTGAGCGAGGCCGATGCACCGGTGACGCACATTGGGGCCTTCGCGAAGGAGAAGGGTCGTCTGGACATCCTGGTGAACAACGCCGGGATCACGATCGACGGATTGCTTCTGCGCTACCGGGAAGACGACTGGCACAAGACGCTCGAGGTCAATCTCGGCGGCGCGTTTCGGTGCAGCCGCGCGGCGGCGCGGTTCATGGCGCGCAAGCGCTACGGCCGGATCGTGAACGTGTCCTCCGTCGTCGCTTCGATGGGGACGACGGGGCAGGCCGCGTACGCCACCACCAAAGCCGGCCTCGAGGGCATGACGAAGGCCCTGGCCCGGGAGCTGGCCTCGAGGGACGTCACCGTGAACGCCGTCGCTCCGGGCTTAATCGACACCGAGATGACGGCCGGATTGCCCGAGGAGGCGCGCGCAACCTACCTCGCGATGATCCCCCTGGGCCGCCTTGGGAAGTCCGAAGAAGTGGCCGCGGCAGTGGCCTATCTGTGCGGCCCCGACGCCTCCTACGTGACCGGGCATGTCCTGGCGGTAAACGGGGGCCTTTATACTTAG
- the fabD gene encoding ACP S-malonyltransferase: protein MKQVAYLCPGQGAQHVGMGVDLCAEFEPARRTFEEADDALGLGLSAICRDGPEEALTLTENTQPALLTMSVAIARVLEAEAGVTPVIAAGHSLGEWSAWVLVGALEFGPAVGAARMRGQFMQDAVAPGVGAMSAVLGTDLPSVEEMCRDASSGEEVVVPANLNGGGQIVVAGHMPAVARLEEAAAARKNRVSRLKVSAPFHSPLMAPAAERLGPVLDDLTIVSPRAPVVTNVEATPLSDPARIAPLLRQQVTAVVRWEECGQKIATSAEIGIEVGPGRVLGGLMRRIERSFACRPTGDVAGVRKVLEELSA from the coding sequence GTGAAGCAGGTCGCGTACCTTTGTCCGGGGCAGGGTGCCCAGCACGTCGGAATGGGCGTGGATCTCTGCGCCGAGTTCGAACCCGCGCGGCGTACGTTCGAAGAAGCAGATGATGCACTCGGACTCGGTCTCTCCGCCATCTGTCGAGACGGCCCCGAAGAGGCGCTCACCCTCACCGAGAACACCCAGCCGGCCCTCCTGACGATGTCGGTCGCCATCGCTCGCGTCCTCGAAGCCGAGGCGGGTGTGACGCCCGTGATCGCCGCTGGGCACAGCCTTGGGGAGTGGTCGGCATGGGTCCTGGTCGGGGCTCTGGAGTTTGGGCCTGCCGTCGGTGCGGCACGTATGCGCGGCCAGTTCATGCAGGACGCGGTGGCCCCCGGCGTCGGCGCGATGTCCGCCGTGCTCGGAACCGACCTCCCGTCGGTCGAAGAGATGTGTCGCGACGCGAGCTCCGGCGAAGAGGTCGTCGTGCCGGCGAACCTCAACGGAGGCGGGCAGATAGTGGTCGCCGGTCACATGCCGGCGGTGGCGCGCCTCGAGGAGGCTGCGGCCGCGCGGAAGAACCGCGTGAGTCGGCTCAAGGTGAGCGCCCCGTTCCATAGCCCCCTCATGGCGCCCGCGGCGGAACGCTTGGGCCCCGTGCTCGACGACCTCACTATCGTGTCGCCGCGTGCCCCCGTCGTGACGAACGTCGAAGCGACCCCACTCTCAGATCCGGCTCGCATCGCGCCGCTGCTGCGGCAGCAGGTCACCGCGGTCGTGCGCTGGGAAGAGTGCGGCCAGAAGATCGCCACGTCCGCGGAGATCGGGATCGAGGTCGGCCCCGGCCGCGTGCTGGGTGGCCTCATGCGCCGGATCGAACGCTCCTTTGCCTGCCGGCCGACTGGCGATGTCGCGGGCGTGCGTAAAGTGCTCGAGGAACTCTCGGCGTGA